GACACTTCGGTCTCCCATCACCAGAATGTTCAGAAAAACCAGCGTGAAATACCTTTCGCGAACCCGGTACCGATCTAGGTAAAGCAGAAGGCTTCTTCTCTGCTTTGGGAGCATTTGAGGCAATCATGCTGAGCGCTTGAACGCGCTTTTCCAAAATTTGGATAAGTCCACGAATTTCGGAAATCTTTCAAGTGGATTTAAAATTGTCTAACTCCGCAACATTGTCTAATACGACGCGACGATCCCTCTCACTCAATTCCGTCTCCCACGCCTTTTGGGATTCGGGGTCCAAACGAGCCGCCAATAAATAAACGAACCATACATCCCAATGACTCACTGGCATTTGTAAATTCGTTAACGCCCGAACTATGCGCTGAGCTTCGTCAGCAAACGAACGTAACTCTATCGCGGACTCTTTCTTTAAATATGGCAAATCCATGAGCCTCTTTAAATGGTTATTCACAACCATTCGCGGATTATGAAAACGCGCCTTAAGAGCCTGCCACGTCGTCGTATAATTCGCATTTGTAGTCGTGACATCCTTGACTAACTCCGCCGCAGTACcctttaaacaatttttcaagtatTGCAACTTAGACGCGTCAGCAAGACCGGGTGCATCGTGAACCAGCGTGGTAAATAAGTCACAAAAGTTTTCCCAATCCTCGTATTCGCCGGAAAACGTAGGTAATTCTAACTTCGGAAGCTTAGCTGCACGAGGCTCGGGTGTTATCGAAGAACTGGCTATCGGTGGTCCAGTCGGTAAAGTAGACTGATCCGCAGCCTGTAGTTCCGCTTGTACTGTTAGCAAGAAATCAAGCGTATCCTCGTACGCCGTTTGTAATCGCTGAATCACGTTATCCGTCATATACGCGTCAACCCCAACATCGTCACGAATTGAAATTTCGGCATGCGCACTACGCACATCCCTCCAAATTTCTTGAAGAGACTCAATTCGCGAAGCTATGATATTCCGATTAAACGAGCTGCGCTCCTTCTCTCTTAATCGAGTACTCGTCAACTCGATTTCCGCCAATCGCGAGTATTGCACCACCGTGAGTTTCCTCAATATTGGAGGAGCCATGTTAACCTAAGCTAATAAAATCAAATCCTCAAAGAACAATACTTAATTACTATAACCCAAAGACGTAAAATTATAACTAATAAAAGCAAacttatataaaattaaattctataaattgaaaagaaagtaAAGAATTATTGTACGATAATCCTAGGACTATTAGCTTAGgttcaaataaaacaataaatctATGTAAACTTATAACTCAAatccaaataaaataatctgcGTTTTTACGCCTGGAATGCAAGACTCTAACGTTCACGACGACCCGGCACCGCTAGCCCACTTGAGATCGTGGCGACGCAACCACAGTCTGTGTTTATGTTACGACCCTCACCCCTCTAAACGAAAACGCTCGGACAAAGAATTCCCATGCAACGTTTCACGAACGACTCTGAACGCTTAGCCTAGAAATCAATCTCCAGTTTTACCTTCTATATTAGAATCAAAAATCAACAAATCAAATAACCTCGGTTTCAACCAATCACCCCTTCCTCACCCGGAGCAGCAAAAATTGTTCCGAATATTAGAACACAATAATAAAGGGAGAGGAAACGAGGTGCGATTGTTGTCGCCGAGGGTAAATGAAACACAAAGTATTAGATTTTAAAGAACGAACCGAAaacaaatgaatttattaataaatagaaataatgacTTTAGAGTTTAGAGGATACCGGCCGTATAAAACCCCAGTCTCAAGTGAGGAAAAAGCCTGGTTCCTTGATCAAATTGAATtacaacaaaataaaaagaataacacaatataataaaatagcaATATAAAAAAGCAAACTTACGACCTAgagattaaatattaattgaatgatcattcaaaACTTATAATTATCGCACGCCAGAGCTCTGTACAAACCGTACTCGGATGGCACCTCGCTGACGCCGCAGCCAATCGTCGTGGTCCTCGTAACAAACAAATTCCTGGTCACAGGAGGCGTTCCCCAAGTGGGAACAAATAATCGTGATCACACGATGTTATAATTGCACCTAGTGCATTTCCTGATCACAGGACACGTTCCCCAAGTGGGAACAAAAAATGACCGTGATCACACGGTCCCAAATCGCACTCAGTGCTTCACAATCTAAGGACACACGCCCGACTACTCACGCACGCCAGCCGATTGCCACCGAtaaagataaatgaaaaaaacgcACAAAATATCTCAAACGCACAAAAAAACAATAAGCAATGCTCAGAAGTCCCTGACCCTCGTCAGAATGAATCAGGCCCAGTCCCGGACTGTCCTTTACACCCCCACACTGCACGCGCCTGCGTATTGCAGCGTGACGCTGATACGCTTGCTCTTCTTCTCGGGGCGCCAAATTCAAAGCCTACCGCTCAattcaataaaagaaaaaaagtcgcGAAACGCGAACAGATGGGGAATGCCACAATTGCGTACGAAATACACGGGTTTGCAGATGCTTCGCAAGACGCCTATGCGGCTGTGATTTATTTACGTACAATCTCCATCGCGGACGAGGTTGCGTTACATTTACTCATGGCAAAAACGAAGGTAGCACCGTTGGAACCACTCACAATTCCGCGGCTAGAATTATGCGCGTGCGTCCTAATG
This genomic window from Osmia bicornis bicornis unplaced genomic scaffold, iOsmBic2.1, whole genome shotgun sequence contains:
- the LOC114882218 gene encoding uncharacterized protein LOC114882218, coding for MAPPILRKLTVVQYSRLAEIELTSTRLREKERSSFNRNIIASRIESLQEIWRDVRSAHAEISIRDDVGVDAYMTDNVIQRLQTAYEDTLDFLLTVQAELQAADQSTLPTGPPIASSSITPEPRAAKLPKLELPTFSGEYEDWENFCDLFTTLVHDAPGLADASKLQYLKNCLKGTAAELVKDVTTTNANYTTTWQALKARFHNPRMVVNNHLKRLMDLPYLKKESAIELRSFADEAQRIVRALTNLQMPVSHWDVWFVYLLAARLDPESQKAWETELSERDRRVVLDNVAELDNFKST